A genome region from Methanolinea sp. includes the following:
- a CDS encoding molybdopterin dinucleotide binding domain-containing protein, with protein MAKLKLNLITGRTIHQGVAMEGGKEKDAYTKACGIIEMDPSDMKKLGIWKGTNVRVTSEWGSVVVKAVEATQGPHPGLAFIPMGPWANAVVNPKTYSTGMPTFKGVPIEVEPAINEPVLNSIQLVQKKCRGEA; from the coding sequence TTGGCGAAACTGAAATTGAACCTGATTACCGGCCGCACCATCCACCAGGGCGTGGCCATGGAGGGCGGAAAGGAGAAGGATGCCTACACGAAGGCCTGCGGGATCATCGAGATGGACCCGTCGGACATGAAAAAGCTGGGCATCTGGAAGGGGACGAACGTCCGTGTCACGAGCGAGTGGGGGAGCGTGGTCGTGAAAGCCGTGGAGGCAACCCAGGGGCCCCACCCCGGGCTCGCTTTCATCCCCATGGGACCGTGGGCGAACGCGGTCGTCAATCCCAAGACGTACTCTACCGGGATGCCGACATTTAAGGGAGTCCCCATCGAAGTAGAACCCGCAATAAACGAGCCGGTCCTCAATTCAATCCAGCTCGTGCAGAAGAAGTGCAGGGGTGAGGCCTGA
- a CDS encoding formylmethanofuran dehydrogenase subunit B produces MSKVVTDVICPFCGTLCDDIEVVVSDDGKKIEDVYNACAIGAEKFLHAQAPDRVKRPRMQQPDGSYKEVSYDEAVEYTAQMLYKAKKPLMYGWSSTSCEAQSIGHEIAEKVGAVVDNTATVCHGTTLIAVQDVGIPSCTLGEIKNRADRIIFWGCNPCHAHPRHQSRYSVFPRGFFTNKGHTNRKVIVVDPRVTDTAKLADYHYQVEQGRDYELLSAFRVALRNEPLPEVVAGIPREKIIEGAEVMKSGRFGIIFFGMGVTQSLSKNHNIDNAISLTKDLNEFTKFSIMAMRGHYNVTGSGQVLGWQFGFPFSVDLSRGFARYNPGETSSNDLLVRGEVDAVFVIGSDPGAHFPISSVKQIAKLPSVCVDPHITPTTEISKLHVPVAFVGVEVAGNCYRMDNVPIEARKVVDPPEGVLTDVEFLTRVNARLDELMAGGK; encoded by the coding sequence ATGTCCAAAGTCGTGACCGACGTGATCTGCCCGTTCTGCGGAACGCTCTGTGACGACATCGAGGTCGTCGTCTCGGATGACGGGAAGAAGATAGAAGATGTCTACAATGCCTGCGCCATCGGCGCAGAGAAGTTCCTCCATGCCCAGGCCCCCGACCGGGTCAAGAGGCCGCGGATGCAGCAGCCCGACGGGTCCTACAAGGAGGTCTCGTACGACGAGGCCGTGGAATACACAGCCCAGATGCTGTACAAGGCGAAGAAACCCCTCATGTACGGCTGGAGTTCCACGAGCTGCGAGGCACAGAGCATCGGGCACGAGATCGCGGAGAAGGTGGGGGCCGTCGTCGACAACACGGCCACCGTCTGCCACGGGACCACGCTGATCGCGGTCCAGGACGTCGGGATCCCAAGCTGTACCCTGGGCGAGATCAAGAACAGGGCGGACAGGATCATCTTCTGGGGCTGCAACCCGTGCCATGCCCACCCCCGCCACCAGTCGCGCTATTCCGTCTTCCCGAGGGGCTTCTTCACGAACAAGGGGCACACGAACAGGAAGGTCATCGTCGTTGACCCGAGGGTGACGGACACCGCGAAGCTCGCCGACTACCACTACCAGGTCGAGCAGGGCCGCGACTACGAGCTCCTCTCCGCCTTCCGCGTCGCACTCCGGAACGAGCCCCTCCCCGAGGTCGTCGCGGGCATTCCCCGGGAGAAGATCATCGAGGGTGCAGAGGTGATGAAGAGCGGCCGGTTCGGGATCATCTTCTTCGGGATGGGTGTGACCCAGTCGCTCTCCAAGAACCACAACATCGACAACGCCATCAGCCTCACGAAGGACCTCAACGAGTTCACGAAGTTCAGCATCATGGCGATGCGGGGCCACTACAACGTGACAGGCTCGGGCCAGGTCCTCGGGTGGCAGTTCGGGTTCCCGTTCTCCGTTGACCTCTCGCGCGGCTTTGCGCGGTACAACCCCGGGGAGACGAGCTCAAACGACCTGCTCGTGAGGGGCGAGGTCGACGCGGTCTTCGTCATCGGGAGCGACCCCGGCGCGCACTTCCCGATAAGCTCGGTGAAGCAGATCGCAAAGCTCCCCTCCGTCTGCGTCGACCCGCACATCACCCCGACGACCGAGATATCCAAGCTCCACGTCCCGGTGGCGTTCGTGGGCGTCGAGGTCGCGGGGAACTGCTATCGGATGGACAACGTCCCGATCGAGGCCCGGAAAGTCGTCGACCCGCCGGAGGGTGTCTTGACGGACGTGGAATTCCTCACGCGCGTGAACGCCCGCCTCGACGAGCTGATGGCAGGAGGGAAGTAG
- a CDS encoding hydrogenase iron-sulfur subunit: MAEGEWKPKILGIICNWCSYAGADLAGSARTQYPPDIRIIRVMCTGRVDPLFILKAFVDGADGVLVSGCHFGDCHYLEGNYKAAKRMFLLKSLLRNIGLEDKRLRMTFVSASEGAKWAVVVKDVVDTIKSLGPSPLKEITR; encoded by the coding sequence ATGGCAGAGGGCGAGTGGAAACCCAAGATCCTCGGGATCATCTGCAACTGGTGTTCGTACGCGGGGGCCGACCTCGCGGGGAGCGCGAGGACGCAGTATCCCCCCGACATCCGGATCATCAGGGTGATGTGCACGGGGAGGGTCGACCCCCTCTTCATCCTGAAGGCCTTCGTGGACGGCGCGGACGGCGTCCTCGTCTCGGGCTGCCACTTCGGGGACTGCCACTACCTCGAGGGGAACTACAAGGCAGCAAAGAGGATGTTCCTGCTCAAGAGCCTCCTGCGGAACATCGGCCTCGAGGACAAGAGGCTGCGGATGACGTTTGTCTCCGCATCCGAGGGTGCCAAGTGGGCAGTGGTGGTAAAGGACGTCGTGGACACCATAAAGAGCCTGGGCCCAAGCCCGCTCAAGGAGATCACGCGCTGA